CCCGAGGCAGACATAAAAACAGGCCCAACACCAGTAACCTTATGAAGGGGGACATCACCTTATTCTCCTTGGCTCAACCTTTCAAAACTTGCAGAGCCCATTTTGCAGTTTGCGCAATCACAGGATGCTCATCATCCTGCAATTTTATTATCTTTTTAGATAAATCTACCCTTTTTTGATTTGCAATTGCAATAAGAACGTTTCTAATAAAGCGATGTCTCTTAATTCGTTTTACGGGAGAAGCTCGAAAAAATTCTCTAAACCCTTGTTCATCAAGGTCTATTAGCTTTTCCAGTTGTGGTGCGATAAATTCAGCTCGCGGCTTGTAATCTTTTTCTTGTGTAGCCTTCGTAAATTTTGTCCATGGGCAAACCGCCAAACAATCATCACAGCCGTAAATGCGATTCCCCATTTGTGCGGCCAGTTCTGGAGCAATCACGCCCTCATATTCAATGGTTAAATAAGAAATGCATTTACGAGCATCTATCTTTCCATCCTCTAAAAAAGCCCCTGTCGGACACATATCCAGACAATTTGAACAGTTGCCGCAGTGGTCTTTATGGGGGGGATCAGCTTCCAGCTCCAACGTGGTGTAGATTTCGCCCAGAAATAACCAGGAACCAAAGTCACGCGACACAACGCAGGTGTGTTTTCCCTGCCACCCCAATCCGGTTTGTGCAGCCAGCGGTTTTTCCATCACCGGGGCGGTATCGACAAAGACCTTCAATTCCCCTTCCCAACGAGCCACCATTTCCCGAGCCAGTCGTTTCAGGCGCTTTTTCACCGTATCATGATAATCGCGATTTTGCGCATAACAACTGATCACCCCATGATCCGGGTTCTCCAGTAAAGCCATGGGATCATAATCCGGGCCATAGTTCATGCCCAAGACGATCACGCTTTTGGCATCTCCCCACAAGACCTGAGGATCCGCACGACGCGCCTGTGTGGTTTGCATCCATTCCATCGTGCCATACAGGCCACGGGCGTTAAATTCGACCAAATCCTTTTTATGTTGGTCTGAGGTTTCAGCCTTGCAAAAACCAATGGCATCAAACCCCATATCCAGGGCAAGTTCCGTAATCGTCTGTTTGATATCTTCCATACCATCACCATAAAACAATGGCTTTCTTATACTGTGTGGTTTGAATTTGCGCAAACAGCGCTTATCTTTAGGGCGTAAACTCAAGGAGGTCCCGATGCCCACAGACTATCTTCATGCCACTTATGCCGCCGGATGTTTCTGGGGGGTCGAAGCCCGTTTTCGTGAACAAACCGGCGTTATAGATGCCGAAGTCGGCTATATCGGTGGTCACAAGCTCAATCCAACCTATCATGAGGTTTGCACAGATACCACAGGCCATGCCGAGGCCGTACATTTAACCTATGACCCTGCCCGCGTTTCTTTCGAAGACCTGATTGAGCTGTTCTTCAACTTGCATGATCCAACAACCTTGAACCGCCAAGGCCCGGACATTGGCAGTCAATACCGCTCCGCCATTTTTTACCATGATGATGCACAAAAAGAAGCAGCTGAGAAAATCATCAGCCAGCTAAACCACGACCAAAGATTCGCAGACCCGATTATCACACAGGTTGTACCAACTTCAACTTTCTATCGCGCAGAGGAATATCACCAACGTTATTTTGATAAAATGGGACGAAAATGACCCTGTTATTTCAGGTAAAAATAGTCAAAAACGCCTATAGCGCAAATTAGACTTAATCAAATGATCGCATAACGGAAGAATAGTACAACTTATTGCACAATCCCTGCCGATTGAAGTTGCAGAAACGGCCATATAGTCATATTATTTCAAAATATTTCAGCCTTTGAGAGATTAAAGCGTATGAACGACGTAAAGCACATACTGATTGTTGAAGACGACCCGGTTGTTGCAGATGTCGTGGCGGCGTGCCTGGAAGATGCTGAGTTTGCCACCACCATCACAGACTCCGGTCAAGCGGCCTTGAATATCATTTCAGACAGCACTGTAGACCTGTGTGTCGTGGACCTTGGCCTGCCCGATATGGATGGGTTGTCCCTGACACGAGAAATCAAAAGCAGAACCAATATCGGTATTGTCATTCTCAGTGGTCGTGGGGAAACAACCGAACGGATCATTGGGCTGGAAGTCGGCGCTGATGATTATCTAGGCAAACCATTTGAACCGCGTGAGCTGCTGGCACGTGTGCGCAGTGTTATTCGACGTACCCAACCCTGCATGCCAACCCCGATTGACACACACAGCTCCCCTGCCCCTGCCTCAGAGCCGGATCATTATTTTGTTTTTGACGGCTGGAAAGTGGATGTCACTTCATTGGAAATTGTTGGGCCGGATGGTTCTCACCCCCAGCTTTCCAGCAGTGAATTCAATCTTCTCCAAGCCTTTATTGAACATCCCAACCGGGTCCTGAGCCGTGATCAGCTTCTTGATATGGTCCATGGTGATAACACCCCCGCTTTTGATCGCAGCATTGATGTGCAAATCACCCGTTTGCGCAAAAAAATTGAAAGCGACCCAAAGGCCCCAAAATTTATCAAGACCATTCGCAATCGCGGATATATGTTTACAGCCAAGGTCAGCCGCCATTAAGCGGTTCTATCCCGCCACCGGGATAAGGAGCCTTTTTCTTCCACCACAATAATTCCCCGCGCACAAAAGCTTGGGCAAGGTCGTTTTTCGGTTCCTGGAAAAATGCTTCTGCACTGGCCTGTTCCAACAAACGCCCACGATGAAGAAACATCACCTCACGCCCCAACCGTTTGGCCTGCCCCAAATCATGGGTCGTCATAATGATGGTTGTCCCGCTTTGGGCAATGGCTTCGATGGTTTCTTCAATAGAATGGGTTGCACTGGGGTCAAGGCTGGCGGTAGGTTCATCCAGAAATAACACATCCGGATTAATTGCCCAGGCCCGTGCCATGGCAAGACGTTGTTGCTCCCCAAAAGACAAGACCCGTGCAGGCTGGTCAGCCAATCTGGCCAATCCCACCCGCTTTAACACACCGTAGGCTTTTTCTTCGCGTTGGGCCGGGTCAACACCACGTAATTTTAACGCATATTCAATATTGGCCCGTGCTGTTCGGCGTAACATCACCGGGCGTTGAAACACCATCGCCTGTTTTTCACGGGTTAACTTGGAAAAAGACACATCACCATTCCAGCTGACCACCCCAGAGCTGGGTTTGAGCAAACCGTGACAAATACGCAAAAGCAAACTTTTCCCCGCCCCATTTGCCCCAAGGATCATCAAGCGCGTGCCCGCCTGAACGCTAAAATTCATATCCTTGACCAAACGCTTGCCACGGGCCTCAAAATTAACGTCCTTAATTTCAAGAGGAAGAATACTCATGCGCCAATCCTCTTTTTAGCAAATTCCCCTAACATAAAGGCTGCTGCATTCACGCTTAGAGAAAGAACCAGCAAAACAATGCCCAAGCCAAGGGCCAGCGCGAGGTCCCCCTTACTGACCTCAAGCGCAATGGCTGTCGTCATCACACGGGTGACATGATCAATATTGCCCCCTACAATCATCACAGCACCCACTTCGGCACTGGCACGACCAAAACCGGCTAAAATCGCTGTCAGCAAACTAAAACGTCCATCCCATAACAAGGTCGCAATCGAGCCGACAGGTGAACAGCCAAGAGAGAGAAGCTGCTCACGATATTCCCCCCATAACTCTTGCACAACCTGACGGGTAAGGGCGGCAATAATTGGGGTAATCAGCACAACCTGGGCAATGATCATGGCCGCAGGGGTAAAGAGAAGCCCCATCACACCAAAGGGACCAGAACGTGATAACAACAAATAGACCAACAAGCCGACAACAACGGGGGGCAATCCCATCAGGGCATTGAGAAGAATGGTCAATGGCCGTTTTCCACGAAACGGCAGCATGACAAGAGCAGCCCCCAATGGCAAACCGATCAGGGCAGAGATCACCACGGCCGTAAAACTGACCTGTAAGGAAAGGCCAACAATTTCCACAAGATCATTATCAAGCTGCGTGATCAACGTAAACGCAGCCCCCATAGCCATCCAGATTTCGTCCATGGCTTAGCCTCCGCCACGCTGAAAGGTTTTGGCCATACGGTTATATTCAGCCAAGGCAATATCTTCATCCACCCCGAAAAACCGAAAAGTAATATGTGTCACAGGCAAGGTTAACAAGGCAATACGGCGTTCGCTTTCTTCTGACAGCTCAACCTCAATACGTCCGGTCGGCGCATTTTCAATCACCACTTGGGCACCGGATTGCGCATCCCCTTTAACCGTTAAACTGGCCTGAGGAACGGCCTTGGGCAACAGGCGCAAAAAGTCCTTATGATTGGTCCCCATTTCGCGGGTGATTTCAACAAAAGCGGACACGCGCCCTTATCCTCCTGCAACCGGGGGCCAAACAGCCAGATGATCCCCATCTTCTAACATATGTGTGCCACGTGCACTGGGTTCCACATACACACCGTTGACCAGCACCAAATGGCACATTTCAGGCGGGACGTGATAATGTTCCAGTAGAACCGTCAAAGGCGTTTGTGGCTCAACAGAGACTTCTGCTTCATTTGCAGCTGTCCCAGCAGGCAGAAACTTGCCCAATTGCGCATAAAGTTTCAATGTGACTTTCATCTAATTGCGCAGGCCCTGATTTTGTGTAGAGGCAAGATAGGCTTCCATAATCCGGGTGGGGTCTTTCATCAAGCGTTCTTTCCAATCCCCCAAAGGTAGGCGACTTTGGATAAGCCCGCGCAAAACGCCAACATGATCTGTATGCCCCAGAGTCTGTGCCCCAACAAGAACATCCCCCTCAAATTCCAATCGGATATATTTGAAATCCTTTTTATCCAGAGCAATGGCCTGATCTCCGCCCTCAATCCCATCCCATTGTCCAAAGGAGGCAGAGATCAATCCCAACGTATCAAGAACGTTCATCACCAGCGAACCGTTATAGGCTGTGTCCACTCCGCCCATATTCAAAGCGGCAATCCGGCCATGTTCGGTTGCGGTGGGCTGAATGGCATGAACCGAGCGCCCCCCTGTAGAAAAATCCAGTCCTTGGGCGACATCACCTGCTGCATAAATATCATCAACCGTAGTGTGCATCTGGCGATCAATGAGGATACCGTTTTCAGCCTCAATTACCGTCCCCTCAAGAAAATCAATATTAGGGGCGACCCCGGCAGCCACCACAACCAAATGGGCCGGGATTTGATGGCCATTATCCAGATCAACCAACAAGCTATCTTCATCCGATGCCCCATTGGCTTCCAGCTTGGTAATTTTTGTGTTGGTATGAACCGATACCCCTTTTAACTGGCACCATTCTTTCAACAAGGTTCCGGCATTTTCATCCAGCATTCGCGGGACCATGCGGTCCCCCATTTCCACAACCGTCAATTTGACTTTACGAAGGGCGAGGGCTTCAAGAATGATACAGCCAATAAAGCCTGCCCCCAGCAAGACCACATGCGCCCCTTCATGGGCAAGCTCGATGATTTTACGTGCATCGGCCAACGTCCAGCAATGATGTACACCGCCCTGATCAAGCCCCTGAATGGGCGGCTTCACCGGACGTGACCCTGTTGCGACCAATAATTTATCGTAGGTTTCCACATCCCCATTGCACAGGCTGACCGTCTTGGCCCTGGCATCCACAGCCGTGGCCTGGTTTTGACGCAAGGTAATTTGCTTGTCCTTATAAAAGCTGTCAGCCCCCTTAATATGGGTGCCGCGTTCTTCAATATTGCCAACAAGGTAATAGGGAATAGCCATACGTGAATAAGGCAGTTCCGGCTCTTCACCGATCAAGATAATCTCACAATCCGGGTCATTCTTTCGCAGGGTCTCTGCTGCTACAACACCGCATGGGCCTGCGCCTAAAATCACATACTTCATGACCACTTCCTTTTTTGATGCCTCACCTCTTTGTGGAAAAGAGTATGCCTTTCATAGCCATCAAACAAGGAAATCAATTACCGCAGTGCAGCATAGCATAATCCCAAATTGGGTACAATATCAATTAAGAATGATAATCGTTATTAATTAAGTTGCAATTTACAAACATACCAATATATTCAGCCCGCAAACAATTTGGTCATGAGGAACAGATGTTAAACGGTTTAAATATAAGAAAACTCGCTATTTTTTACAGCGCCACCATTGTTTTATCAGGTCTGGTCATTTTTTCCGGTACCCATCTCCTCAAAGATAATCTGTCTTCGATACAAGGGGCCTGGGTTCAATTTGACATTGAACGTCTGGAAAAATTCCGCTTGCTGGCAGACCTTAACCGGGACCTTGGCTACAATGGCCTTATTCACGATTTCAAAAGCTACGTCTTGCGTAAAGACCGCCGCCATTTGGAAAAAGTAAACAATCGCCTGAGCAATGTCAGACAGGTTGTCAATCGTTACGCTTTGGTCGTGCAAAAAAGCCCGGAAGAAACCAAAGCCATTACAACAGTGATCAAGACAATCAATGGCTACGCACAAGCTACACAAGCCGTACAAGAACTTGCCAAGGAACGAAAAAAGGCCAAGGAAATTGATAAAGTTATCAAGATCAATGACAAGCCAGCCTTGGAGGCCATCGAATTTCTGTCCCAACGTGCACTAAGTGATGTGGGGCTGGATGCAAATCAAACCGACAGTAAGTCTGTCCTACTATCCCGCATTTACAGCGCAATGGGATATGGTGGCATGATCCACAATTTCCAGAACTTCATGCTGCGCTTTGATATAAAACACTACAATCAGATGAAAGCATCCTCCAAAATTGTCCATGACCTGTTGGCTAAATATGAGAAACTTGGCGTGAATGACGCAGAGATCAAAGCCATCAAGGACATCAAGGCCATTCTGGTTTATTACAAACGCGGCATGGCAAAGGCAAAGCGGCTCGCCAAACGGGGCTTTGCCTCACCGGAAGATATTTATCACGTTGTTAAAATCAGTGATAAAAGAGGAGTCAGAGGCTTAAATGGTCTCTCTTATGAAATCGGGCAAGCCATTGAAGCACGTGCCCAAAAACTGAAAAACAATATCAAACAGGCGGAACATCTGATCGGCATGATGATTATCGCAGTTCCCATCAGCCTGCTTGTCATCATTGCCCTGACCTATTGGGTGTTTGGTCGCCAGATTGTTAAACCCCTTTTACGCCTGTCCCAATCAACCAACACCCTTGCCCAGGGCAGTGTGGATTGTGACATTCCCGATAAAGAGCGCCGTGATGAAATTGGCGAAATTGCCAAAGCCCTTGAAATATTCAAAGGCAACATGATTGAGCGACTGAAAATGGAACAGGAAAAAGAGGAACACGAACAACAAGCTGAACGCCAGCGCAAAGCCTTTGTTGAAAAAATCCTTGCTGATTTCCAAAGTTCCGTTGGCTCGATCCTTGATAACATTACACAGCATGTACAGTTTTTGGATTCAACAGCCAATGAGCTTGGCGAACGTGCCGTTGCAGGGGGCAACCAAAGCCTGACGGTTGCCGATTCAGCATCCAACGCGGCAAACCGTGTACAAGCTGTTTCTTCGGCAGGAACACAGCTTCATTCAACCATCAACGAGATTTCCCAACAGGTTGCAAAAACCACCGATGCAATGGGCAGTACCGTCCAACGCGTGACCCATGCCTCTCAAACAGTGGGACAACTTTCTTCCACCTCACAGGAAATCGGAAATGTAGTTGAAATTATTAACGGCATTGCGGCGCAAACCAACCTTCTGGCCCTCAACGCCACAATTGAGGCTGCACGCGCAGGTGAAGCAGGCAAGGGTTTTGCGGTTGTCGCCAGTGAAGTCAAAACACTGTCCACACAAACCACCAATGCAACAGAACAGATTGCCCTGCAAATCAATGGTATTCAGTCCCAAACGCAAGGGGCGGTTGAATCTATTGATATCATTCGCAAGGAAATTGATGTTTTACAGGATGCCATCACACAGATTGCCGCCGCCATTGAAGAACAATCGGCTTCTGTCAGTGAAATTTCCAGCAATATTGACGGTGCCTCCAGCGATACGCGGGATGTGTCAGACAAAATCGGTAATGTCTCCCAAGCCAGTGCGCAATCTTGTTCAGCTGCGATTCAAGTCCTTTGGTCCATTGAAGATCTGGATAACGTCAGGGAAGAGCTGGACAAACAATCCAGCAAGTTCCTTCAACAACTCAGGGCGCATTAATCCCTAAAATCAATACCCACACCAACCTTAAAGGAGGGACCAATGGCCCTCCTTATTTTTTAAGAAAACTCTTTTGAAACTTCGCTCAGCGCCCAGTCAATCCATGGGGTGAGAAGTTTAAGGTCACTGGCCTCAATCGTGGCCCCACACCAGATACGCAACCCGACCGGTGCCTCTTTATAAGCTCCGATATCATAAGCAGCCTCTTCTGCATCCAAAACAGCAACCACTTTCTTGGCAGCCTTGGCCTGATCTCCTTCACTCAATGCCTTAAACCAGTCAGCTGTGATTTTCAGGCAAACCGATGTGTTGGAACGTGTATTTTCATCAGCTGCCAAAAACTCAACCTCAGCCGTCTGACCAACCCAGTCTTCCATCACCTGCAAATTATCCTGAGAGCGCTTGATCAAGGCTGATAAGCCACCCAGACTTTCAGCCCATTTCAAGCCATCCAGCGCATCTTCAACACACAACATGGAAGGCGTATTGATGGTAGCACCTGTAAAAATCCCTTCGATTAATTTGCCACCTTTGGTCAGGCGGAAAATTTTCGGCAAAGGCCAGTTGGGCGTATAGCTTTCCAAACGTTCAACAGCACGCGGGGACAAAACCAACATACCATGTGCCCCTTCGCCCCCCATGACTTTTTGCCAGCTATAGGTCAGCACATCCACCTTCTGCCACGGAATATCCATGGCAAATACCGCAGACGTCGCATCGACAATACTCAGCCCCTCACGATCATCTGCAATCCAGTCCCCATTGGGCACACGCACACCCGATGTAGTCCCATTCCAGGTAAAAACCACATCACGGGAAAAATCAACGGCTGATAAATCCGGTAACTCCCCATAAGGGGCATCCAGAACGCGCACATCTTCCAGCTTCAACTGGTTGGTGACATCATTCACCCAGCCTTTGCCAAAACTTTCCCACGCCAACATGTCCACACCACGTGCGCCCAACATAGACCAAAGCGACATTTCCACCGCCCCTGTATCAGAAGCCGGAACAATCCCGACACGATAATCTGCGGGAATTCCCAACACAGCCTTGGTGCGTTCAATGACCTCTGCCAGTTTGTCTTTACCAATCTTGGCACGATGAGAGCGCCCTAAGGCCGATTCCTTCAATGCCTCAAGGCTATAGCCCGGACGTTTGGAACAAGGACCGGAAGAAAAGTTCGGATTGGCAGGTTTCTGTGTTGGTTTTGGCAGGTTTGTCATCAAGGAACGCCTTATTCAGCATAAAAGAACACTAAGTATTCAGCCTTATAGCGAAAAGTCGAAAAATAGACAATAAAATGACAAGAAAGACTGAATTAGAATAAATAAAGGCTAAAAGAGATGTCGGGAACCCCCTGTAAGAATACATTCGACATGACTGTTAATATCGTCATTAGTGCCGCCAAAGAACGGGCCCAAGACGGCAAAGTCACTCTTGATGAACTGGAAGAGATCAGACAGGCCCTGACCATTGGCAATATACAGGTTGAAGCCTTTTGCCATTCCATTCACGAACGCTGTGAACATAATATTCAGCTTGATCTTTTGGTGCCGCCACGCACCAATGCCTATGGCCGGGTTATGGTTCAACCACTGGAAAAACTGTTTGACCAAAAACAACGTCGCATTTCAAACAAACAGTTAGCAAGCTATTTTCATATGCTCGATCAAATTTTAGGTCGCGAACAATATGAACAATATCACGATACAGCCAATGAGCTGATGCGCCATGAAATTGGTAAAAACGGCCCGGATTTTCATTGGGATGATTTCTTTGCCTTAGAAGCAATCCGTAAAATTCGTATCGAAACACTGGTGCGTATTGCCCATGCCTTTCACAATTTTGAACCCCGCCTTGACTGGTTCATCACCATCTTCGAAAGCTCTTTCAAAAACGGTCAAATTCAACATGATGAAGGCACATTGCAATTCACCCGACGCCAGGCCAGAGACTTTCTTCTCGCCCTTTTCTCTGAATTTGTCTTTCCCGAACATGACAAAGACCTGGGGCCATCCATTTTCCTGTCCGTAGATGAACAGCGCGAAATTTCAAAACTGATCATCAATCTACAAAAGATTAGATAAACCATAAAAAATGGGCCCCTGCTTAAACAGAGGCCCATTAAGGCGTTCATTCAGAAACCTGACAACTTAGCCAAATACACGATCAAAAATCACGTCCACACGTTTGGTGTGATAGCTGATTGAATCTTCATCCAACAGTGTTTTCAACTGATCAACCGTCAGATGCTCTGTCAGCCCCTCATCTTTAGACAAGAAGAAGAACAGGCGGTTGTCATGGTTTTGCGCTTCTTTTTCCGTCTCATCCATCACAACTTCACCATCCGGGTTATCCGGATCAATCCCGTAGGATTTCCACACACGCATGGCATTGCGCTGTACGATGCGATAGCTGTCTTCACGCGATACGTTATTTTGCGTCAGGAACAACAAAACACGCTGCGCATCATGGATGCCACCGAAGTTGTTCATGTGATCCAGCATGTTCTGCGGATAGACAACCAGTTTCTCAATGGTACCTGCCAAACGGCCAAGTGCAAAATTCAATGTCACAGTTGCATCTGGGCCAATCATCCGTTCCACAGAAGAGTGGGAAATATCACGCTCGTGCCACAGGGCAACATTTTCCAATGCCGGTGTCACAGACATGCGAACGATACGCGCCAGACCTGTCAGGTTTTCTGTCAGGATCGGGTTACGTTTGTGCGGCATGGCAGAAGAGCCTTTTTGCCCCGGTGCAAAATATTCCTGCGCTTCACGCACTTCGGTACGCTGCATGTGACGAATTTCAATAGCGATATTTTCAATAGAAGAGGCGATCATGCCCAAAACACAGAAATAATGGGCATGGCGATCACGCGGGATCACCTGTGTGGAAATTGGCTCCGGTGTCAGGCCCATTTGTTCAGCCACATATTCTTCAACACGCGGGTCAACGTTGGCGAATGTACCAACCGCACCGGAAATCGCACAAGTCGCTATCTCTTCACGTGCGCGTTCCAGGCGTTCTTTGTTACGCTTCATTTCCGCATAAAAACGTGCAAATTTCAGCCCCATCGTGACAGGCTCTGCATGGATCCCGTGGGAGCGGCCAATACAAACCATATATTTGGTTTCTTCTGCCCGCGTTTTCAAAGCTGCCAACATACGATCCATGTCTTTCAACAACAGATCAGCCGCCTGCATCATCTGTACACCGAGACATGTATCCAAAACGTCAGAAGACGTCATCCCCTGGTGCACAAAACGAGCTTCCGGACCAACATTTTCAGACAATTCCGTCAAAAAAGCGATCACGTCATGCTTGACTTCCAGCTCGATCTCATCAATGCGCGCGATCCGCTCTGGCGTATATTCCTTGTTACCTTTGTCCCAAACCACTTTGGCTGTGCCTTCAGGAACAACATTCAGCTCTTCCATTTTCGTCAAAGCATGCGCTTCAATTTCAAACCAGATGCGAAACTTATTGGCTGGTTCCCAAATATCGGTCATGGCTTTGTTGGAATAACGCGGGATCATATTATTAGTCTCCTATGGACAGTGGCGGTTTCCGGCGGTTTTTCGCAAATCCTCGCTTAAAATCGCCATCGTCAAGGTGTGTAAATGCGCTCATGAAAGTGTGTGTTCATGCACCGTGTTGGTCGCGTATTGCTTGCGCCAATTTTTGGTGTGAAAAGCATCATGCGATTGCATGGCAAAGTGTCATGCAAAAAACACGTTTCTATCATACGAAAGCGATCTACGAGACTGGTTTTTAATGATTTTCTCGGCTTGGTCAATGTTTGATAGGGGTAGATGTATAAAAACATTAAAAATCAGATGGATACTGCAACATGGCCCCACCATTAAATAAAATGAAACTCACAAACGCAAACATCTCACCGCTCGAATCCTCATTGGACCTGTACTGAAAAAGTGGCCTCACTGGAGAGCTCTCTAAACGACTAAAAGTGGCGCGATACTTGCTTGTATTCCGCGAGAACCTCCTCGTTCGGAGATATAAACTAAGATCTTCCGGGATATTGGCAATTTAAGATAGGTAAATCTTACCTATTCATTAACACGCAAGGTAGGAAAAATGTACACTGACGGGATTTACAAAAAATATTATCGACACGATTTTCTTCATCTCAGAACTTCCTTGCCCAAGGCTACAGATAAAATGGAGAGAATATAATGTCTATAGATCCCCTTCAGGCGTCCATAACTGCTGTCCAATATCGACAAAGCCAACCTCAGGGTCAGCTTCCCTCTTTTGACATAAAAGAACTCTTGGCCTCAGGAGCTATGACAAAAAAGCTCGACGATCCAACACTTGTCGAAACCTTCAGAGCCCATGCTGCACAGTTCAAAAACTTAACTCCAGCTCAAGAAGCTGAGAACCTTGAACGTACCCTGAAAACGGCACAACAACACCTATATCACGATAAAGCTAGTCATGAAGTTCACAAAGCGAGCAAGGCAATGAGGGAAGCCATGGGGCTCCTTGGCGTTTATGACACATTTGCCATAACGCGCTTGCATAATGGCGAATATCGAATTTCAGGCACGGGCCAAGATCCCGATACAGGCATGGGATTAAGTTTTGATCCGCGTGTTGCCTTGCCCAATCAGGATCTCATTGAAAAGATCATGAATGGTAAAGCCCCGAAATATGCAGAATTAAGCAAAAAAGTAATGGCGAAACTGGATGAAGTGAATGCACATTATGCCAAGGCTAATGAATTCCTTGATAAGGCAAGAGCTATTGAAACACCTTTTCCTCCCCCTTTTCCCGATGATCTTTCCTTTGGTTTTGAGGCACATACAAGCCATGTATACCTCGGAACAATGGGCGGACATCATGAGGCAGGAAAGGCACGTGCTTTGTCAAACCCCAAAGCGTTTCAGGACTGGAAAGATTCCAAGGACCCAAGCACGTTAGAAATTTGGACATACGAGCAGGTTTATGCCCTGTATTTTCGCGACACTACCTCTGTTGAGGTTCTCAATTCCATTGCGCAACACACCCAACTGAAAGAGCTTGCCATAACTGACAAAGGCTTGGAAGACGAACGCAAGGCAATTGACAAGCTCCAAGAGGATATCATTTTCTACCAAAGCAGGTTGAATGAGTTAAAGATGGCTGCAAACCAACAGAGCGATACAAGCCCCGGATAAATATGGCGGGAAGCCCTTCCTCATAGATAAAAAAACTTGTTCCGCACTGCAATATCGCTTAAGGCTAGGGT
This sequence is a window from Terasakiella sp. SH-1. Protein-coding genes within it:
- a CDS encoding methyl-accepting chemotaxis protein, whose amino-acid sequence is MLNGLNIRKLAIFYSATIVLSGLVIFSGTHLLKDNLSSIQGAWVQFDIERLEKFRLLADLNRDLGYNGLIHDFKSYVLRKDRRHLEKVNNRLSNVRQVVNRYALVVQKSPEETKAITTVIKTINGYAQATQAVQELAKERKKAKEIDKVIKINDKPALEAIEFLSQRALSDVGLDANQTDSKSVLLSRIYSAMGYGGMIHNFQNFMLRFDIKHYNQMKASSKIVHDLLAKYEKLGVNDAEIKAIKDIKAILVYYKRGMAKAKRLAKRGFASPEDIYHVVKISDKRGVRGLNGLSYEIGQAIEARAQKLKNNIKQAEHLIGMMIIAVPISLLVIIALTYWVFGRQIVKPLLRLSQSTNTLAQGSVDCDIPDKERRDEIGEIAKALEIFKGNMIERLKMEQEKEEHEQQAERQRKAFVEKILADFQSSVGSILDNITQHVQFLDSTANELGERAVAGGNQSLTVADSASNAANRVQAVSSAGTQLHSTINEISQQVAKTTDAMGSTVQRVTHASQTVGQLSSTSQEIGNVVEIINGIAAQTNLLALNATIEAARAGEAGKGFAVVASEVKTLSTQTTNATEQIALQINGIQSQTQGAVESIDIIRKEIDVLQDAITQIAAAIEEQSASVSEISSNIDGASSDTRDVSDKIGNVSQASAQSCSAAIQVLWSIEDLDNVREELDKQSSKFLQQLRAH
- a CDS encoding phosphoserine transaminase, whose protein sequence is MTNLPKPTQKPANPNFSSGPCSKRPGYSLEALKESALGRSHRAKIGKDKLAEVIERTKAVLGIPADYRVGIVPASDTGAVEMSLWSMLGARGVDMLAWESFGKGWVNDVTNQLKLEDVRVLDAPYGELPDLSAVDFSRDVVFTWNGTTSGVRVPNGDWIADDREGLSIVDATSAVFAMDIPWQKVDVLTYSWQKVMGGEGAHGMLVLSPRAVERLESYTPNWPLPKIFRLTKGGKLIEGIFTGATINTPSMLCVEDALDGLKWAESLGGLSALIKRSQDNLQVMEDWVGQTAEVEFLAADENTRSNTSVCLKITADWFKALSEGDQAKAAKKVVAVLDAEEAAYDIGAYKEAPVGLRIWCGATIEASDLKLLTPWIDWALSEVSKEFS
- the purB gene encoding adenylosuccinate lyase, producing the protein MIPRYSNKAMTDIWEPANKFRIWFEIEAHALTKMEELNVVPEGTAKVVWDKGNKEYTPERIARIDEIELEVKHDVIAFLTELSENVGPEARFVHQGMTSSDVLDTCLGVQMMQAADLLLKDMDRMLAALKTRAEETKYMVCIGRSHGIHAEPVTMGLKFARFYAEMKRNKERLERAREEIATCAISGAVGTFANVDPRVEEYVAEQMGLTPEPISTQVIPRDRHAHYFCVLGMIASSIENIAIEIRHMQRTEVREAQEYFAPGQKGSSAMPHKRNPILTENLTGLARIVRMSVTPALENVALWHERDISHSSVERMIGPDATVTLNFALGRLAGTIEKLVVYPQNMLDHMNNFGGIHDAQRVLLFLTQNNVSREDSYRIVQRNAMRVWKSYGIDPDNPDGEVVMDETEKEAQNHDNRLFFFLSKDEGLTEHLTVDQLKTLLDEDSISYHTKRVDVIFDRVFG